The genomic stretch CCTGGAGGCTCACTGCGCGCGGGGCTCGGTGCGCTGCGGGAGACGGAGCCCCCGGCGCTGGACGCAGTGCTCGTGTTGCTGTGCGACCAGCTTCGCGTGGATGCCGCACACTTGCGGACGCTGCTGGATACCTTTGAACGGACTCGCGCGTCCGTGGTGGCCTCCGCCTACGAGGACACCCAGGGCGTGCCCGCCCTCTTCGCGCGTGACGTCTTCCCGGAGCTGGATGCGCTCAGCCCGGGCCAGGGCGCGCGCGGTGTGATTGCGCGCGTGGCCTCGCGCGTGGTGGACGTCCCGCTGCCCGGCGGTGGCGACGACGTGGACACGCCCGAGGATGTCTCGCGGCTGACGTGAACCGAGCCCGCATCCGTCGCGCCGCGAATACGCGCATCGGCCCGGAGGCCGGCCCTCTGGTACGTCAGTGCGTATTGCCACCGCCGCGCACCGCTCCCCACCTTCTGCGCGCAGGACTTTCAGCAAAGGGGGGCTCATGTCCAGATTCAGGTTCCCGGCGGCGCTGGCCGCCTCGGCGGTGATGTGTTTCTCGGTCGGCTGCTCCAGGCACGCCAAGACATCCCAGGGCGGGAGGCCACCCACGGCGCAGCAGATGCCACGGCAGGGCGAAGGCCTGCCGCCCAACGCGCAGGCGGAGATGAAGCGGGACTGCCCCATGGACGTGTCCGGCGCACAGGCACGCGCGGAGGACATCCCGGAGGGCGTGGCCCTCATCATCGTCACGCAGGAAACCGACAAGGTGGCGGACCTCCAGCAGCGCAGCCGGAGGATGATGCAGTTCCAGCAGCAGCACGGGACAGGCGGCAGCGGCATGGCCCAGCCACCGGGCGTCGACTACGACGAGATGGGCGGCCGCGAGGAGCCGGGCTCCGCGGGCGCACCGTCGGTGCCGTCCATCGCCAGCGTGCACGACTCTCCGGAGGGCGTCGTCATCGTCTACACCGCCGTCGACCCGGCCCGGCAGGACAAGCTGAGCTCCGAAATCCACCGGAACGCGAAGTACCTGGACACGGGGAAGTGCCCGGGGATGGCGGCGGACTGAGCCCGACATGAGGCCAGCGCCCGAGGCCCTGCCCCCCGCGTCGTCCAGGTGGGCCAGGCGCTGGCTTCATCCCCCGAAGACGCCAGCCGTCACGCCAGCGGCGGCAGGTGCGTCAGGAGCCGCTGCAGGTCCGGCTGCAGCTCATCCGGCGAGGCGCTCGCGAGCACCTCCACCGGATGCGTGCCCCAGGTGACGGCGTAGGTCCGCAGCCCCGCCGCCTGTCCCGCGCGCAGGTCCAGCGCGGTGTCCCCCACCATCCACAACCCGCCCGTGCCCAGCGCCGCCAGCGCG from Myxococcus xanthus encodes the following:
- a CDS encoding nucleotidyltransferase family protein; its protein translation is MTVGVVLLAAGGSSRLGHPKQLVHYQGTTLVRRAAEAAACLRCGPVVVVLGASRDAVAAELTGLAVRTVDHADWATGPGGSLRAGLGALRETEPPALDAVLVLLCDQLRVDAAHLRTLLDTFERTRASVVASAYEDTQGVPALFARDVFPELDALSPGQGARGVIARVASRVVDVPLPGGGDDVDTPEDVSRLT